The Microbacter sp. GSS18 genome has a segment encoding these proteins:
- a CDS encoding response regulator transcription factor — protein sequence MTTRVLIVEDEPDLADPLAYLLRREGYDVEIAEDGQAALVAFRERGADVILLDLMLPGMPGTEVCRIVRTTSTVPIIMLTAKDSEVDIVVGLELGADDYVTKPYSSRELLARMRAVLRRHTPAEADLEERVLDGGRVVLDIDRHTVAVDGSEINMPLKEFELLEVLMRNAGRVLTRGQLIDRVWGSDYYGDTKTLDVHIKRIRSRIEERPGDPVMLVTVRGLGYRFEA from the coding sequence ATGACCACCCGCGTCCTGATCGTCGAGGACGAGCCCGACCTCGCCGACCCGCTCGCCTACCTGCTGCGGCGCGAGGGATACGACGTCGAGATCGCCGAGGACGGCCAGGCCGCCCTCGTCGCGTTCCGCGAGCGCGGCGCCGACGTCATCCTGCTCGACCTGATGCTCCCGGGCATGCCCGGCACGGAGGTCTGCCGCATCGTGCGGACCACCTCGACGGTGCCGATCATCATGCTCACGGCGAAGGACTCCGAGGTCGACATCGTCGTGGGGCTGGAGCTCGGCGCCGACGATTACGTCACCAAGCCCTACTCGTCGCGGGAGCTGCTGGCGCGCATGCGGGCCGTGCTGCGCCGTCACACGCCGGCGGAGGCGGACCTGGAGGAGCGCGTGCTCGACGGCGGGCGCGTCGTGCTCGACATCGACCGGCACACGGTCGCCGTGGACGGCAGCGAGATCAACATGCCGCTCAAGGAATTCGAGCTGCTCGAAGTGCTCATGCGCAACGCCGGCCGCGTGCTGACGCGCGGCCAGCTCATCGACCGCGTGTGGGGCAGCGACTACTACGGCGACACCAAGACGCTCGACGTGCACATCAAGCGCATCCGGTCGCGCATCGAAGAGCGCCCGGGCGACCCGGTGATGCTCGTCACGGTACGCGGACTCGGCTACCGCTTCGAAGCATGA